A single Methanolobus sp. ZRKC5 DNA region contains:
- a CDS encoding helix-turn-helix domain-containing protein → MASSIPEMLRAECKCEDMAKCILGLKELDINTYKTLLENGAMTAEKLGELLNRERSTAYRSLQNLIAAGLVYRETKSISIGGYYYEYVAIEPTVVKEMIKKTIDKWYQKMNDLIENFDKELLA, encoded by the coding sequence ATGGCAAGTTCTATACCTGAAATGCTAAGAGCCGAATGCAAATGTGAAGACATGGCAAAATGCATACTCGGACTAAAGGAACTTGACATCAATACATATAAAACCCTGCTTGAAAACGGTGCCATGACAGCAGAGAAACTCGGAGAACTGCTTAATCGTGAGCGAAGCACAGCATACCGCTCATTACAAAACCTCATTGCCGCCGGACTTGTATACAGAGAAACAAAATCTATTTCCATCGGCGGATACTACTATGAATATGTTGCCATTGAACCGACCGTGGTTAAGGAAATGATCAAAAAAACCATAGACAAATGGTACCAAAAAATGAATGATCTTATCGAAAACTTCGACAAAGAACTTTTGGCTTAG
- a CDS encoding PAS domain-containing protein produces MKDDFSIQEKALDIAYEHAPNLILIVDHNFRVERINRIGVETIGKDPKDILGFALGTIFSCVNSFGGDGCGTNHNCVTCSIRAIIAESFRLGSDFHKIEGSMDTLSDDGVVSIHKFLVSTVYVSSQDNDKVLLYLDDITERKKAENTLKESEERFQTLYENMPGGMIIIGKDYVIEDVNQRTCEITGYGKEELLGQLCDIVCPKGSLSKKCPIWIDCLDGFQGMDTAIKCKDGTKTRY; encoded by the coding sequence ATGAAGGATGACTTTTCTATTCAAGAGAAAGCGCTGGACATAGCTTATGAGCATGCTCCAAATTTGATTTTGATAGTCGATCATAACTTTCGAGTGGAGCGCATCAATAGGATTGGCGTTGAAACCATAGGAAAGGACCCTAAGGATATACTTGGGTTCGCATTAGGGACTATATTTTCATGTGTCAATTCATTTGGAGGGGATGGGTGTGGCACAAATCATAATTGTGTTACCTGTTCTATTCGTGCTATCATTGCTGAGTCATTTAGGTTAGGTTCTGATTTTCATAAAATTGAAGGAAGTATGGATACTCTTAGTGATGATGGTGTTGTTTCAATTCATAAATTCCTGGTTTCTACTGTATATGTGAGTTCACAGGACAATGATAAAGTTCTTTTGTACCTTGATGATATAACTGAGCGTAAAAAGGCTGAAAACACTCTAAAAGAAAGTGAGGAACGTTTCCAGACTTTGTATGAGAACATGCCAGGTGGGATGATCATCATCGGTAAAGATTACGTAATAGAAGACGTAAATCAGCGTACTTGCGAGATTACAGGCTATGGGAAGGAGGAACTTTTAGGACAACTATGTGATATTGTTTGTCCCAAGGGTTCATTATCGAAAAAATGTCCAATATGGATTGATTGTCTTGATGGATTCCAGGGAATGGATACTGCCATCAAATGCAAAGATGGAACCAAGACTCGATATTGA
- a CDS encoding transcriptional regulator codes for MRDKKPSGMSEKEYEIVELLRKLDINRTVALTLACLSCGEEITSREIEKNSNLRQPEVSIAMRYLKDNNWVNIREEKKTEGKGRPVKLYRLVTPLEQIVYNIEQKILLESRYILNNIEKLKRLA; via the coding sequence ATGAGAGACAAAAAACCCAGTGGTATGAGTGAAAAAGAATATGAGATCGTAGAATTGCTCAGAAAATTAGACATAAATAGAACTGTAGCCTTAACCCTCGCCTGTCTTTCCTGCGGGGAAGAGATCACCTCACGCGAGATTGAGAAGAACTCCAACCTCAGGCAACCTGAAGTAAGTATTGCAATGAGATACCTCAAAGATAATAACTGGGTGAACATAAGAGAAGAAAAGAAAACTGAAGGCAAGGGTAGACCAGTTAAACTTTACAGACTTGTCACCCCACTTGAACAAATAGTTTATAATATAGAACAAAAAATTCTTCTTGAAAGCAGATATATCCTCAATAACATTGAAAAGCTGAAAAGACTTGCATAA
- a CDS encoding DUF5591 domain-containing protein codes for MTIIPEKERSSLPLDTDEIIYHPDMIRANEWVLSEYEAPVREFCIFVPCAKKKPYHESPSHKIFDKVIFGMLDPEDVHIVVFGTCGITPRELDTEYPFMDYQFMLGKCNVAKIKRDFIKMESQRLSQYLEKTRDNYKHRIAYCIGDFRKAMELAVEMSGVEVIIVPKEYTVNAHVQPGKKFIYGSLNQASYLQDFSNSIATIIGKESKNPDFDDGEKTNDNDWYLL; via the coding sequence TTGACAATAATACCTGAAAAAGAGCGCTCAAGTCTCCCGTTGGATACTGATGAGATAATATATCACCCTGATATGATACGTGCAAATGAGTGGGTACTTTCTGAATATGAAGCACCGGTTCGGGAATTCTGTATATTTGTTCCTTGTGCAAAGAAAAAACCATATCATGAGAGTCCTTCTCATAAAATATTCGACAAAGTAATATTTGGAATGCTTGATCCTGAGGATGTGCATATTGTCGTTTTTGGAACATGCGGTATCACTCCAAGGGAACTGGATACGGAATATCCTTTTATGGATTATCAATTCATGCTTGGAAAATGTAATGTTGCAAAGATCAAAAGAGATTTCATTAAGATGGAAAGCCAGAGGTTATCGCAGTATCTTGAAAAAACGCGTGACAATTATAAGCATCGTATCGCTTATTGCATAGGTGATTTCAGGAAAGCTATGGAGCTTGCGGTTGAAATGTCTGGCGTTGAAGTAATAATAGTTCCAAAAGAATATACGGTCAACGCACATGTCCAGCCGGGGAAGAAATTCATTTATGGAAGTCTTAATCAGGCAAGTTATCTTCAGGACTTTTCAAATTCAATTGCAACCATTATCGGAAAAGAGTCAAAGAATCCTGATTTTGATGATGGCGAAAAAACCAATGACAATGATTGGTATTTATTGTAA
- a CDS encoding 3-isopropylmalate dehydratase large subunit codes for MSTISEKIFSRASGKKAKANDFVIADVDFAMAHDGTSILAVRAFREMEENKVWNPEKIIIPFDHLTPANTDTTAALQHDIRGWIKDQGIKNFYDIGEGICHQLLPENGFALPGKLIVGADSHSCTYGAFGAFATGVGATDMAEIFAAGKLWFKVPESIRINAEGKFNKGVYAKDLTLKIIGTLGIAGATYKAAEFYGSTIDALSMSGRMTLSNMAIEMGAKAGIIPPDKTTFDFIEDIAAVEYDSVYADEDAVYSKEYDFDTNEIEPQIAIPHQVDNVSDISDIKPTKLDQAFIGTCTNGRLEDLEVAASILKGEKVAIRTIAIPASRNILIEAVRNGTIEILLEAGVTIGSPGCGPCLGGHMGVIGKDEVCISTANRNFKGRMGTGGYIYLASPATAAASALTGEITDPREI; via the coding sequence TTGAGCACTATAAGTGAAAAAATATTCAGCCGTGCATCAGGAAAAAAAGCGAAGGCGAACGATTTTGTTATAGCCGATGTAGATTTTGCCATGGCACATGATGGAACAAGCATCCTTGCTGTAAGAGCTTTCAGGGAAATGGAAGAAAATAAAGTATGGAACCCTGAAAAAATAATAATACCATTTGACCACCTCACACCTGCAAATACAGATACTACTGCCGCATTACAGCATGATATCCGCGGATGGATAAAAGATCAGGGCATCAAAAACTTTTACGATATAGGCGAAGGTATATGCCACCAATTGCTCCCAGAGAATGGATTTGCATTGCCAGGTAAACTCATCGTCGGGGCAGACTCACATTCCTGCACTTACGGAGCATTCGGAGCATTTGCAACCGGTGTCGGAGCCACGGACATGGCAGAAATTTTTGCAGCCGGAAAACTATGGTTCAAGGTACCTGAAAGTATCAGGATAAATGCTGAAGGTAAATTCAACAAGGGAGTATATGCAAAAGATCTTACACTCAAAATAATAGGCACCCTTGGAATTGCCGGTGCAACCTACAAGGCTGCCGAGTTCTATGGAAGCACAATAGACGCCCTTTCCATGTCAGGCAGGATGACCCTTTCTAACATGGCAATTGAAATGGGAGCAAAAGCAGGCATAATTCCCCCTGACAAGACAACCTTTGATTTTATTGAAGATATTGCAGCCGTTGAATACGATTCGGTTTACGCTGATGAGGATGCAGTCTATTCAAAAGAATACGACTTCGATACAAATGAAATTGAACCGCAAATTGCCATCCCGCACCAGGTTGACAATGTTAGCGATATATCTGACATCAAACCTACAAAACTCGATCAGGCATTTATAGGAACCTGTACCAATGGCAGACTTGAGGACCTTGAAGTTGCCGCATCCATCCTCAAAGGAGAAAAGGTTGCCATCAGAACTATTGCAATACCTGCATCACGTAATATTCTAATAGAGGCCGTCAGAAACGGTACAATAGAGATTCTTCTGGAAGCCGGAGTTACGATTGGCTCACCAGGATGCGGGCCATGTCTTGGAGGCCATATGGGAGTTATCGGTAAAGATGAAGTATGCATTTCAACAGCCAACAGGAACTTCAAAGGAAGAATGGGAACCGGTGGCTACATTTATCTTGCATCACCTGCGACTGCAGCTGCCTCTGCACTTACCGGTGAGATTACTGACCCTCGTGAAATTTAA
- the hmgA gene encoding hydroxymethylglutaryl-CoA reductase (NADPH), producing MKSRMDLNKDKQELLDDLISGKISFHKLDSLTDKQTAVMIRRYALEKTSGFNFDHIQNFSIDVEDAGKRNIENMIGAIQIPLGVASPLKVNGEFSDGIFQIPLATTEGALVASVNRGCSVITRSGGANVRIFRDLMTRAPVFRLENVIKSKEFADWLQDPAVLSRMKTKASETTRFGELVDVQAFVTGNTVYVRFSYDTKDAMGMNMVTIATDAVLSLIKDEFGAIPVSLSGNMCTDKKPAAINSILGRGKTVVADVTIPAEIVESRLKCKPETMVEVNYRKNLLGSARAGSLGYNAHAANIIAAMYLACGQDPAHVVEGSSAITTMELNKYGELYCSVTLPAMAIGTVGGGTNLGTQSDCLRLLGVKGSGNPPGSNSKKLAEIIASAVLAGEISLIGAQAAGHLAKAHAELGR from the coding sequence ATGAAATCAAGAATGGATTTGAACAAAGATAAACAAGAATTACTGGATGATCTTATTTCTGGTAAGATTTCTTTTCATAAACTGGATAGTCTGACGGACAAACAGACTGCTGTTATGATCAGGAGATATGCTCTTGAGAAAACTTCCGGATTTAATTTTGATCATATACAGAATTTCTCAATAGATGTTGAAGATGCAGGCAAAAGAAATATAGAGAACATGATCGGAGCTATTCAGATTCCCTTGGGGGTAGCTTCTCCGTTAAAAGTAAACGGTGAGTTTTCGGATGGTATATTCCAGATACCGCTGGCTACTACAGAAGGTGCTCTTGTTGCCAGTGTGAATCGTGGATGTTCTGTTATTACAAGGTCTGGTGGTGCAAATGTCCGCATATTCCGTGATCTAATGACACGAGCTCCGGTGTTCAGGCTGGAAAATGTGATAAAGTCTAAAGAGTTTGCAGACTGGCTCCAGGATCCTGCTGTTCTTTCCAGGATGAAAACGAAAGCCTCTGAAACCACACGGTTTGGTGAGCTTGTGGATGTGCAGGCATTTGTTACAGGCAATACTGTCTATGTTCGCTTTTCCTATGATACTAAAGACGCTATGGGGATGAACATGGTTACGATTGCTACAGATGCGGTTCTAAGTCTCATAAAGGATGAGTTCGGTGCCATTCCTGTGTCTCTTTCCGGTAATATGTGTACTGACAAGAAGCCCGCTGCAATAAACTCTATACTTGGAAGGGGTAAAACCGTCGTTGCAGATGTGACGATCCCTGCAGAAATTGTGGAGTCGCGTCTCAAGTGTAAACCTGAAACAATGGTGGAAGTGAACTATCGCAAGAATCTTCTTGGTTCTGCACGTGCAGGTTCGCTTGGGTATAATGCGCATGCTGCAAATATTATAGCTGCAATGTACCTTGCCTGTGGTCAGGACCCTGCTCATGTTGTTGAAGGTAGCAGTGCTATAACTACGATGGAATTGAACAAATATGGTGAACTGTACTGCTCTGTTACTCTTCCTGCAATGGCCATAGGTACTGTTGGAGGTGGCACAAATCTGGGCACACAGAGCGACTGCCTGAGATTGCTGGGTGTAAAAGGCTCTGGAAATCCACCAGGTTCCAATTCAAAAAAGCTTGCTGAGATAATTGCTTCTGCTGTGCTTGCAGGCGAGATATCACTGATAGGTGCACAAGCTGCTGGCCATTTGGCAAAGGCTCATGCAGAACTTGGAAGATAA
- a CDS encoding peptidylprolyl isomerase codes for MKKILLFVLVICVLFACGCAESDNSQTVKTGDYVSVNYTGSLEDGTVFDTSRADVAMAENLYNPYRSYEPLPFIAGAGQMIKGFDDAVMGMAVGEKKTVTILPEDGYGAYCPELLIPVPVGEFQSANITPVIGQKVTYQSQPVTIVNISEENVTLDCNHNLAGKTLIFDIELVSIEKA; via the coding sequence TTGAAAAAAATACTATTATTTGTTCTGGTGATATGTGTTCTCTTTGCTTGTGGTTGTGCAGAATCCGATAATTCTCAAACGGTTAAGACTGGGGATTATGTTTCTGTAAATTATACTGGTAGTCTTGAAGATGGAACAGTGTTCGATACTTCCAGAGCAGACGTTGCTATGGCAGAAAATCTCTACAATCCTTATAGGAGTTATGAACCATTGCCCTTTATAGCCGGTGCAGGCCAGATGATCAAAGGATTTGACGATGCTGTAATGGGGATGGCAGTTGGTGAAAAGAAAACTGTTACAATACTTCCGGAAGATGGTTATGGTGCGTATTGCCCTGAGCTTCTGATACCCGTGCCTGTGGGTGAATTCCAATCTGCGAACATAACGCCTGTCATAGGTCAGAAAGTAACTTATCAGAGTCAGCCTGTAACAATTGTCAACATATCAGAGGAAAACGTCACTCTTGATTGTAATCATAACCTTGCAGGTAAAACCCTGATATTCGATATTGAGCTGGTCTCAATAGAAAAAGCCTGA
- a CDS encoding archaellin/type IV pilin N-terminal domain-containing protein: MNSINSNKKWESSTKGQIGIGTLIIFIAMVLVAAVAASVLIQTSGVLQQDALSTGKEATKEVSSNLMIHNIEGFRSENSDTDMSSTIDVFKLTMGLNAASEPVDLNQVIISITDGFRSNNLVHAGNRNSLSPRSDFQGNMSGFSADAAANLQKLFTENTTIGNAELNVTYVNAQNYFSVDDIRDEDDSFSQSIPVMTTGDIVVIYIPTASQTSADTGYATLSSINISSSLQDSGLNLVPRTSVNMVLTPEAGASANADFILPTTYGSNAMVQLYP; the protein is encoded by the coding sequence ATGAATTCTATAAATTCTAACAAAAAATGGGAGTCTTCTACAAAAGGACAAATCGGAATCGGCACCCTGATAATCTTTATTGCGATGGTTCTTGTCGCAGCAGTTGCAGCATCTGTATTAATTCAGACATCAGGAGTATTGCAACAGGATGCACTATCTACAGGAAAAGAAGCAACAAAAGAAGTTTCTTCAAACCTAATGATACATAATATAGAAGGATTCAGATCTGAGAACAGTGATACTGATATGTCTTCAACGATTGATGTTTTCAAACTAACAATGGGGCTTAATGCAGCCAGTGAACCTGTAGACCTAAACCAGGTTATCATCTCCATTACAGATGGATTCAGGTCCAATAATCTTGTACATGCTGGCAACAGGAACAGCTTATCACCTCGTTCCGATTTTCAGGGAAACATGTCTGGTTTTAGCGCAGATGCTGCTGCAAACTTACAGAAGCTGTTCACAGAAAATACAACAATTGGCAATGCAGAATTAAATGTTACATACGTAAATGCACAAAACTATTTTTCAGTTGACGATATAAGAGATGAAGATGACTCTTTTTCCCAATCAATTCCTGTGATGACTACAGGCGATATTGTTGTAATCTATATACCGACTGCATCCCAGACTTCCGCAGATACGGGATATGCAACCCTCAGTTCAATCAATATTTCATCCTCACTGCAAGATTCAGGGCTCAACCTTGTACCACGTACGTCCGTAAATATGGTACTTACACCAGAAGCAGGGGCATCAGCAAATGCAGACTTTATTCTTCCAACTACCTATGGAAGCAATGCAATGGTACAATTATATCCATAA
- a CDS encoding ATPase domain-containing protein: protein MTDADPSERVNSGIPGLDEMLRGGFFEGTANVVSGDSGTGKTIFGTQFIVEGVKKGEKVMCIITSEESKSIVKEMKTSFDWNLEEYVEQGLLTFVDITDPSLRLQKSVEIAPSELIKSFKKLVESKIEDIQPTRIFIDSVEALFLAIESNYKLRTLIDDVFSVFRKHNVTSVITVGAMFGLDEMVEYGADSVVKLGRIISGNNLQRSIYIMKMRGSGTINEVRVLNISDNGMSVLAQSPYLE, encoded by the coding sequence ATGACAGATGCCGACCCATCAGAGAGAGTTAATTCCGGAATACCCGGACTGGATGAAATGTTGCGCGGAGGATTCTTCGAAGGAACTGCAAATGTCGTATCAGGAGATTCTGGTACAGGTAAAACGATATTTGGGACACAGTTCATAGTCGAAGGAGTTAAAAAAGGTGAAAAAGTAATGTGTATTATCACCTCCGAAGAATCAAAATCCATTGTTAAGGAAATGAAAACGTCCTTTGACTGGAATCTTGAGGAATATGTTGAACAGGGTCTGCTCACTTTTGTCGATATCACAGATCCAAGTCTTCGCCTTCAGAAAAGTGTTGAGATTGCACCATCTGAGCTAATCAAAAGTTTTAAGAAACTGGTTGAAAGCAAAATAGAGGACATACAGCCAACACGCATATTTATTGACTCAGTTGAGGCACTTTTCCTTGCCATTGAATCAAATTACAAGTTAAGAACGCTCATAGATGACGTATTCAGCGTGTTTAGAAAGCATAATGTAACCTCTGTAATAACAGTCGGAGCAATGTTCGGGCTTGACGAAATGGTAGAATATGGTGCAGATTCAGTCGTTAAACTGGGCCGTATTATTTCAGGAAACAACCTTCAGCGCTCAATTTATATAATGAAGATGAGGGGGTCCGGCACAATAAACGAAGTACGCGTACTTAACATTTCAGACAATGGTATGTCAGTACTTGCACAATCACCATATCTGGAATAA
- a CDS encoding ATP-binding protein yields MQRWNQDSILKNAKKIFIEGEQYILENFQDISVQKDAAEAIINARISAEEANRIKSEFLATMSHELRTPLNAVIGYSDLLLEESFGVLGSQQKKSLNHISNSGRHLLKLINDILDISKVESGKMELYYEDFFASEMFMTVLNIISPLARKKNIKLESSIVPDNLLVNADKIRFKQILFNLASNAVKFTSDGGSVLLKAHKRDDIMKFSVIDTGIGISSDDVGRLFLPFQQIDSTISREYDGTGLGLSLVKKFVEMHGGMVSVESEPGQGSNFSFSIPLGDKH; encoded by the coding sequence ATGCAAAGATGGAACCAAGACTCGATATTGAAAAATGCAAAGAAGATCTTCATTGAGGGAGAGCAATATATTCTGGAGAATTTCCAGGACATATCTGTACAAAAAGATGCCGCAGAGGCTATAATCAATGCAAGGATATCGGCTGAGGAAGCTAACAGGATCAAGAGTGAGTTTCTTGCAACTATGAGTCACGAGCTTCGAACGCCTTTGAATGCCGTAATTGGTTATTCTGATCTTTTGCTAGAAGAGTCCTTTGGGGTGCTCGGTTCGCAGCAGAAAAAGTCCTTAAATCATATTTCTAATAGTGGGAGGCATCTCTTGAAATTGATCAATGACATTCTTGATATCTCAAAAGTAGAATCTGGAAAAATGGAATTGTATTATGAAGATTTCTTTGCTAGTGAAATGTTCATGACAGTCTTGAATATCATTTCTCCTCTTGCAAGGAAAAAGAACATAAAACTTGAAAGTTCTATTGTTCCTGATAACTTATTAGTAAATGCTGACAAGATCCGGTTCAAGCAGATATTGTTCAATCTTGCAAGCAATGCAGTGAAGTTTACTTCGGATGGCGGTTCTGTTCTATTAAAGGCACACAAAAGGGATGATATAATGAAGTTCTCCGTGATTGATACTGGTATAGGCATCTCATCTGATGATGTTGGTAGGTTATTTCTTCCTTTCCAGCAAATCGATTCTACTATTTCAAGAGAATATGATGGTACAGGCCTTGGACTATCACTTGTAAAAAAATTCGTTGAAATGCATGGCGGGATGGTGTCAGTTGAAAGTGAGCCTGGCCAGGGTAGTAACTTCAGTTTCAGTATTCCTCTGGGTGACAAACACTAG
- a CDS encoding cohesin domain-containing protein — translation MRKSPTKIVIYAIFIASYLIFFSGMAIAATSVNIIPSAQEVKSGEAFEFDIYIKPDTPIYGLQFDLTYDSSLVAINSIEEGSFFANSDAPVIFNPGTISKSTGTVSQIYSSLIKGEGVTDEGIFCTVTLEAQSKNGPCQLRITNLVLGNQRGEELPATTFDSIITITGADDNIQNGFNNIPIQDEVSTSNIRQDADSNENDEMFLASTPDQAEEDGMNESDIPEIDNSKKSNWIILIFAAIGFFAIAYFLDRKK, via the coding sequence ATGCGAAAATCACCAACAAAGATTGTAATATATGCAATCTTTATCGCATCATACCTTATATTTTTTTCAGGAATGGCAATTGCAGCCACGAGTGTCAACATAATTCCTTCTGCACAAGAAGTGAAATCAGGAGAAGCTTTTGAATTTGATATTTATATCAAACCGGACACACCGATCTATGGTTTGCAATTTGACCTTACATACGATAGCTCTCTTGTAGCCATCAATAGCATTGAAGAAGGAAGTTTTTTTGCAAATAGTGATGCACCAGTGATATTCAACCCTGGAACCATCAGCAAATCAACAGGAACGGTTTCACAGATATACAGCTCACTGATTAAGGGAGAAGGTGTCACAGATGAAGGCATCTTCTGCACGGTCACGCTCGAGGCACAATCAAAAAATGGCCCCTGTCAGCTCAGAATCACAAATCTCGTGCTTGGGAACCAACGGGGAGAAGAATTACCAGCAACAACATTTGATTCGATAATAACTATAACCGGTGCAGATGATAATATTCAAAATGGGTTCAACAATATTCCGATACAAGATGAAGTGTCCACATCTAACATCAGGCAAGATGCTGATTCAAATGAAAATGACGAGATGTTTCTGGCAAGTACACCTGACCAGGCAGAAGAAGACGGAATGAATGAATCAGATATTCCTGAAATAGACAACAGCAAAAAATCAAACTGGATAATTCTTATTTTTGCAGCAATTGGATTCTTTGCAATTGCTTACTTCCTTGACCGGAAAAAGTAG
- a CDS encoding DUF1638 domain-containing protein, with translation MPSLYLLSCRMFEDELVHIFEEEDENSRLIMIENENIEVIKEKLNDVSIEYEVISLNDVPSKLGQTDDFVVVLNILEFALDADPSLLKEKVYMSIEEMGDIFNGFLVFYGLCGNVLGSLESDFAYLGVPVRILKDAQGNIVDDCICAAFGDRNAYVAAMKGGERGEGIYFLTPMQAANWKEMLVLAKLTPDPDNIKMTKMVFDYSGYKHVGKVDTGLCYEKKFDEAVDEFACLFDFEKKLFTGSTKVADECYYSIKKEITNGYSIERVANKD, from the coding sequence GTGCCATCATTATACCTGTTATCCTGCCGTATGTTTGAAGATGAACTCGTTCATATATTTGAAGAGGAAGATGAGAATTCTCGCCTGATAATGATTGAGAACGAAAACATCGAAGTAATTAAAGAGAAACTAAATGATGTTTCCATAGAGTATGAGGTAATATCACTCAATGACGTGCCTTCAAAGCTCGGCCAGACTGATGATTTTGTAGTTGTCCTGAATATCCTGGAGTTTGCACTGGATGCTGATCCATCTCTTCTCAAAGAAAAGGTCTACATGTCCATTGAAGAAATGGGAGATATATTTAATGGTTTCCTCGTTTTTTATGGTCTTTGCGGCAACGTTCTTGGGTCACTTGAATCAGACTTTGCTTATCTTGGGGTGCCGGTGAGGATTCTTAAAGATGCTCAGGGTAATATTGTGGATGATTGTATCTGTGCTGCATTTGGAGACAGGAATGCCTATGTGGCAGCTATGAAGGGTGGAGAAAGAGGGGAGGGGATATACTTCCTTACTCCAATGCAAGCAGCCAACTGGAAAGAAATGCTTGTCCTTGCAAAATTAACTCCTGATCCCGATAACATCAAAATGACGAAAATGGTCTTTGATTACTCTGGCTACAAGCATGTTGGAAAGGTGGATACGGGGTTATGTTACGAAAAAAAGTTCGATGAGGCTGTTGATGAATTTGCCTGTCTCTTTGATTTTGAAAAAAAGCTATTTACAGGTTCCACGAAAGTAGCAGATGAATGTTATTATTCTATCAAAAAAGAGATTACTAACGGATATTCTATAGAAAGGGTAGCTAACAAGGACTAA